The proteins below are encoded in one region of Vanessa tameamea isolate UH-Manoa-2023 chromosome Z, ilVanTame1 primary haplotype, whole genome shotgun sequence:
- the LOC113404129 gene encoding alpha-mannosidase 2, which yields MRVLRILRCRPFSTRVLALLLIALAFGIYCYYYAVSPAYPKPANTLNNNENTKALQYVHDSHRELQEKPFTDQCPLVRESAADIDTTTIYPSFDFQPSWLRTKEFWDRTFEDRYEIIKNDSRRPPLKVIVVPHSHNDPGWLKTFEQYFEWKTKNIINNIVQKLHQYPNMTFIWTEMSFLNAWWERSHPVKQKALKKLIKEGRLEITGGGWVMPDEACTHIYALVDQFIEGHQWVKTNLGTSPKTGWSIDPFGHGPTVPYLLDQSGLEGTVIQRIHYAWKQWLAQRQIEEFYWVTNWSEKKPSLIVHNQPFDIYSIKSTCGPHPSVCLGFDFRKIPGEYSEYTAKYEEITDQNLHTKSKTLIDEYDRIGSLTTHNVVLVPLGDDFRYEYGVEFDAQYTNYMKMFNYINNHKDTFNADVSFGTPLDYFNAMKDRHKNIPTLKGDFFVYSDIFSEGKPAYWSGYFTTRPYLKILARQFEHHLRTAEIIFTLVANYIKQSTTLKLISSEKRLEKFYEQLITARRNLGLFQHHDAITGTSKSSVMFDYGTKLFTSIYHCIRLQEAALTTIMLPDPYLHSQSILQSQHEWETYGKQPKQLQASVVDKRKVVLFNSLAEERTDIISIRSNTTSVRVYDTRRKEYVQYQITPIIEIREHGKYVISDTSFDVLFVATVPPLTAVTFNLEEYTNTSQHCVIFCNNCSDKILGSDKTENFTVKKMMPGDIQLENSVLKLLIDRNTGLLRQINRKDNRRRHVVEMQFGAYQSAQRHSGAYLFMPDYDAPEKKVLHQYGSGTSQQDENIIILSGPVSTEITTLYLPLLVHTVKIYNVKDIALSHAVHVENVVDFESPPKNRETELFMRLQTNIQNGEVPEFYTDQNGFQYQKRIKVEKLGIEGNYYPITTMAWLQDEEVRLTLITNHAQGAASYEPGRLEVMLDRRTLYDDHRGIGEGVVDNKPTVFHNWILLEPISADRRKRDTSEHVSGVLNRRNFSPDAKTTIYELPTRTADHLSRTMNYPVNVYVVDTSEVGNVNVKTYQTFIQNFPPDVHLVSLRTITDEVLEQFPSTACFMVLHRPGFSCSLGDGSRRTSARFTAKTLFNGLHISNLTAVSLTGLKTYKSLSGLEDIEIAPLEIKTYKIRF from the exons CCGAGTTGGCTCCGGACAAAGGAATTTTGGGACCGAACATTCGAAGATCGTTACGAGATCATCAAGAATGACAGCCGGCGACCACCATTGAAG GTCATCGTGGTGCCGCACTCGCACAACGACCCCGGCTGGCTGAAGACGTTCGAGCAGTACTTTGAGTGGAAGACGAAGAATATCATCAATAACATCGTACAGAAACTCCACCAATACCCCAATATGACTTTCATTTGGACCGAAATGTCATTTCTCAACGCGTGGTGGGAGCGATCTCATCCAGTCAAGCAAAAG GCACTGAAGAAGTTGATCAAAGAGGGTCGCCTAGAGATAACGGGAGGAGGCTGGGTGATGCCGGATGAAGCCTGCACACATATTTATGCACTGGTGGATCAGTTCATTGAag GACATCAATGGGTAAAAACGAATCTTGGTACATCGCCCAAGACCGGGTGGTCGATCGATCCATTTGGTCATGGCCCCACCGTACCCTACCTTCTAGACCAGAGTGGCCTCGAAGGCACCGTCATCCAGAGAATACACTACGCCTGGAAGCAATGGTTAGCGCAGAGGCAGATCGAGGAATTCTACTGGGTTACCAACTGGTCCGAAAAGAAACCTTCTCTCATCGTCCACAATCAACCCTTCGACATCTATTCTATTAAGAGTACATGCGGTCCGCACCCCTCTGTCTGCTTAGGCTTCGATTTCAGGAAAATACCCGGGGAATATTCGGAGTACACCGCAAAATATGAGGAGATAACCGACCAGAACCTCCACACCAAATCCAAAACTCTGATAGACGAATACGATCGGATCGGCTCCCTGACTACCCACAACGTCGTACTCGTGCCCCTCGGCGACGACTTCCGATACGAGTACGGCGTGGAGTTCGACGCCCAGTACactaattatatgaaaatgttcaattatattaataatcataaagaCACCTTTAACGCTGATGTTTCATTTGGAACGCCCCTCGATTACTTTAACGCTATGAAAGACAGGCACAAAAACATACCTACGCTCAAGGGAGACTTCTTTGTTTACTCGGATATATTCAGTGAAGGAAAGCCGGCCTACTGGTCCGGTTACTTTACCACCCGACCGTACCTGAAAATCTTGGCTCGCCAGTTCGAGCATCACCTGAGAACCGCTGAGATTATCTTCACGCTAGTTGCGAACTATATTAAACAATCGACCACGCTAAAGCTGATCTCGTCTGAAAAAAGATTAGAAAAGTTCTACGAACAATTGATTACCGCTCGTAGGAACTTAGGTCTATTCCAGCACCATGATGCAATCACCGGAACGTCCAAATCTAGCGTGATGTTCGACTACGGAACCAAACTGTTCACGAGCATTTATCACTGCATTCGTCTGCAAGAGGCGGCGCTCACCACCATCATGTTACCTGATCCATATCTCCACTCGCAGAGCATTCTTCAAAGCCAGCACGAATGGGAAACCTACGGTAAGCAACCGAAGCAGTTACAGGCGTCGGTCGTCGACAAAAGGAAAGTTGTTCTGTTTAACTCGCTCGCCGAAGAACGCACAGATATAATATCGATCAGGTCAAACACCACCAGCGTGCGCGTTTACGATACGCGTAGGAAGGAATACGTCCAATACCAGATCACGCCGATTATTGAAATACGGGAGCATGGAAAATATGTCATCAGTGATACGAGCTTTGATGTCCTTTTCGTCGCCACCGTGCCGCCTCTTACTGCGGTCACTTTTAATCTCGAGGAATACACCAACACGTCACAGCATTGCGTTATCTTTTGCAATAATTGCAGCGATAAAATATTAGGCTCCGATAAAACCGAAAATTTCACCGTAAAGAAGATGATGCCTGGTGATATTCAGCTGGAGAATTCGGTTTTAAAACTTTTGATTGATAGAAATACTGGGCTCCTGAGGCAAATTAACAGAAAAGATAACCGAAGGAGACACGTCGTCGAAATGCAGTTCGGTGCTTATCAAAGCGCACAACGACACTCGGGAGCCTATCTCTTCATGCCAGACTACGACGCTCCAGAGAAAAAGGTCCTACATCAATACGGCAGCGGAACAAGCCAGCAAGACGAGAACATAATCATCCTATCGGGCCCCGTGTCCACTGAGATCACTACACTGTACCTACCTCTTCTAGTCCATACGGTTAAAATTTACAATGTCAAAGATATTGCTCTCTCGCACGCCGTACACGTCGAGAACGTCGTTGACTTTGAAAGCCCTCCGAAAAACCGAGAAACAGAGTTATTCATGagattacaaacaaacatacagaaTGGAGAAGTGCCAGAATTCTATACTGATCAGAACGGCTTCCAGTATCAGAAGAGAATTAAAGTAGAGAAATTAGGTATCGAAGGAAACTACTACCCGATTACGACGATGGCTTGGCTGCAGGATGAGGAGGTCAGACTCACTCTCATTACAAACCACGCTCAGGGAGCCGCATCTTACGAACCCGGCCGCTTAGAAGTCATGCTCGACCGGCGAACACTATACGACGACCATCGAGGCATCGGGGAAGGGGTCGTGGACAACAAACCCACAGTGTTCCACAACTGGATTCTCCTTGAGCCGATTTCTGCAGACAGACGGAAGAGAGATACGAGCGAGCACGTGTCCGGAGTACTGAACAGACGAAACTTCAGTCCAGATGCAAAGACCACTATATACGAACTACCCACGCGCACCGCCGACCACCTGAGCAGGACCATGAATTACCCGGTAAACGTGTACGTCGTGGACACCAGCGAGGTGGGCAACGTAAACGTAAAAACCTATCAGACCTTTATTCAAAACTTCCCCCCGGACGTACACCTGGTCTCGTTGCGAACTATCACCGATGAGGTGTTGGAGCAATTTCCGAGTACCGCCTGCTTTATGGTGCTGCACAGACCCGGCTTCAGCTGCTCGCTAGGCGACGGCTCTCGACGGACCTCCGCTCGCTTCACGGCGAAAACCCTGTTCAACGGATTGCACATTTCTAATCTTACCGCAGTGAGCCTGACCGGTCTAAAAACGTACAAGTCGCTCTCCGGACTGGAAGATATCGAAATAGCTCCGCTTGAAATAAAAACCTACAAAATAAGGTTTTAA
- the LOC113404135 gene encoding ADP-ribosylation factor-like protein 5B: protein MGLLFSKIWSLFGNEEHKLVLVGLDNAGKTTILYQLLLGEAVHTRPTIGSNVEEVVWRNLRFVMWDLGGQQSLRSAWTTYYTNSEFVIMVIDSTDRQRLNISREELHRMLLHEELSKACLLVFANKQDVKGSMTAAEISEQLDLTSIKQHPWHIQACCALTGEGLHMGLEWIASRIKKK from the exons ATGGGACtgcttttttcaaaaatttggaGCTTGTTCGGAAACGAAg AGCACAAGTTAGTACTTGTTGGGTTAGATAATGCTggcaaaacaacaatactttatCAGCTGCTTCTCGGTGAGGCCGTGCACACGAGGCCAACTATCGGCTCCAATGTCGAAGAAGTAGTATGGCGGAACTTGCGTTTTGTGATGTGGGACCTGGGAGGACAACAGAGTCTACGATCGGCTTGGACTACTTACTACACAAACAGTGAA TTTGTGATAATGGTGATTGACTCCACTGATCGACAAAGATTGAACATAAGCCGTGAGGAACTGCATAGAATGCTCTTGCACGAGGAACTCAGCAAGGCATGCCTCTTAGTCTTTGCTAATAAACAG GACGTGAAGGGGTCGATGACGGCGGCGGAGATATCAGAGCAGTTGGATCTCACTTCCATTAAGCAGCATCCGTGGCATATCCAGGCTTGCTGCGCGCTCACCGGCGAGGG CTTGCACATGGGCCTCGAGTGGATCGCGAGCCGAATAAAGAAGAAGTGA
- the LOC113404099 gene encoding alpha-mannosidase 2-like — MVQRPFHDNNADFIISNKSQQNPQKMIYPRFTQVKSVVHKMERPKISTILSSIDTAKSRSMFSRMNIAKNEKMNPYDLRMARDAITNVIRYSEDNFIFPDSEAVGVRNLSYNNVKLYNVLNDSNFFSSLDELKQHNTPSSEKSPIFFPDDVATNIDNHKFVKGILKYNTDSSTKDIIDIRLNNTRLSKTTESNFDPNLEKVDFLIEETPMVIESGFNIYNKSGPPYLCTDLYEAKADIDGKEKYSHMDIEAPWMVKKQFWSQVYDSRYESLMRNPKWPSLRVILIPRSQVHTIWKRSFESLHNDTVHRIISNVVKKLQFYPNLTFSWNEVSHLSEWWKGARPKSRAVFRRLIKEGRLEITTGTWVEADESTSHIFGTIHQLMEGHQWLQHNLNYSPDAAWLTNSVTHSSTLPYLLSATGISNLVFTNLHYSWQQFLTEYQFTDFIWVQNWDHDKTKQTKLNEAFKKFGNDRYPKHSVLAHYLQFNSAGFEACGPQGEICATEFNFANNNNNLDINTFNVKEKSERLLEQYSKTGSTSSHNMIIAPLGGPFHYEFQTEFDYQYNNYEKIANFVNNNRDIYKATIEFGTSKDYFEAVSSSQTPIPTLKGDFLNFADINDGSPAYWTGLFTSRPQFKILLRRLQSTLRSTEILFSFALNYDVFKTYNASKHFERLLNAREVVARLQDNHVVSGTLTTGAKRYVHSQILSTAKDCWKIQEVAASLLSTKANQNKTYLEKYVYREGEFISSFKSITPGDHIYIFNSLNGERTEVVELMTRHPNIRVIDHNKKDVTIQINPIWKFNYENKIKISKQFFKITFVVVVPPMTLELFKIKKTYDNTQSASTIYCEVCEFDGIENFSFDVRPVEVGDIQIENYKQRLVFDEYSGFLRNVIDKTTNNEKLVLVDFGAFRSSIKNSGIFLFNTNYSKPLEDILSPFRLDFKSKTIMIISGQITTELVSIYGILLQHSVKIFNLMTSPLSDTIKFETKVDYEISPKNRELEIFISIKTDIGNGNPPELTIDNNGFDYKSRIINLSRRIESNMYPMTNMVFIQDHKNRLTVVTDHAQGVTALQEGQIIVMLDRRILFDDGRGSGEGLADNSATFHTHYILLESIVEPTNEYFKSSNRNSVRLPSFSANYFANILNYLLDIFFIDTSKVNLCHYAFRPLVKNSFPCDVTLINYRTILIRGTPEKFSPNTALMTLHRQSFSCVIKHDISVRCNGEETLKLDKTFHNVIAVYQTNLVGTNEGTPVNVLNKDNLPSMEITTLRIYFGNFSKF, encoded by the exons ATGGTGCAAAGACCCTTTCATGATAATAATGCAGACTTCATAATTAGTAACAAATCACAGCAGAATCCCCAGAAAATGATATATCCCAGGTTTACGCAAGTTAAATCAGTCGTACACAAAATGGAAAGACCTAAAATATCCACAATTTTGTCTTCAATAGACACGGCAAAGAGCAGGTCAATGTTTTCTAGAATGAATATCGCTAAAAACGAAAAAATGAACCCTTACGATCTGAGGATGGCAAGAGATGCCATCACTAACGTTATCCGTTACAGCGAAGATAACTTTATATTCCCTGATAGTGAAGCGGTCGGCGTTAGAAACCTGagctataataatgtaaaactctacaatgttttaaatgattCAAATTTCTTCTCATCTCTTGACGAACTAAAGCAACACAACACGCCGTCGTCTGAAAAAAGTCCTATTTTTTTTCCAGACGACGTAGCAACAAATATTGATAATCATAAATTCGTAAAGggtattttgaaatacaatacTGACTCTAGTACGAAAGACATAATTGATATAAGACTCAATAACACGCGGTTATCTAAGACAACCGAATCAAACTTTGATCCAAATTTAGAAAAGGTTGATTTTCTCATTGAAGAGACTCCTATGGTAATTGAATCGGGctttaacatttacaataaatcGGGGCCGCCCTATTTATGTACAGATCTATATGAAGCTAAAGCTGATATCGATGGGAAAGAGAAGTACTCACACATGGATATTGAG gccCCGTGGATGGTAAAGAAACAGTTTTGGAGTCAAGTTTATGACAGTCGCTATGAATCACTCATGAGAAACCCCAAATGGCCTTCATTAAga gttattttaataCCAAGGTCTCAGGTTCATACAATTTGGAAGCGATCCTTCGAAAGTTTACATAATGATACAGTGCATCGCATCATATCAAACGTGGTCAAAAAACTTCAATTTTATCCAAATTTAACCTTTTCTTGGAATGAAGTTTCTCATTTGAGTGAATGGTGGAAAGGTGCCCGACCGAAAAGTCGAGCGGTAT TCCGTCGATTAATCAAAGAAGGACGACTCGAAATCACAACTGGGACGTGGGTTGAAGCCGACGAATCTACATCACATATATTTGGTACCATACATCAACTTATGGAAG gtCACCAGTGGCtgcaacataatttaaattattcaccaGACGCTGCATGGTTGACGAATAGTGTGACCCACAGTTCTACTTTACCTTATCTCTTATCTGCAACGGGAATATCTAATTTAGTATTCACGAATTTACATTACTCATGGCAGCAATTCCTTACTGAATATCAATTTACTGACTTCATATGGGTTCAGAATTGGGATCACGACAAAACCAAACAGACAAAGCTGAACGAAGCCTTCAAAAAATTTGGTAATGATCGCTATCCAAAACATTCTGTTCTCGCACACtatttacaattcaattcaGCTGGTTTTGAAGCTTGCGGGCCCCAAGGTGAAATATGTGCCACAGAATTCAattttgctaataataataacaacctggacataaatacatttaacgTTAAAGAAAAATCTGAAAGATTACTTGAACAATATTCAAAGACTGGTTCTACATCTTCGCACAACATGATTATTGCACCACTCGGTGGACCATTCCATTACGAATTTCAAACAGAATTCGATTATCAGTACAATAACTATGAAAAAATTGCTAACTTTGTAAACAATAATAGGGATATTTATAAGGCTACTATCGAATTTGGCACATCCAAAGATTATTTCGAAGCTGTTTCTTCAAGTCAAACACCTATTCCTACTTTGAAAGGAGATTTTCTCAATTTCGCCGATATCAATGATGGTAGTCCAGCTTATTGGACAGGGCTCTTTACATCTAGGCCAcagtttaaaatcttattaaggCGTCTACAATCAACTTTACGCAGTACAGAAATCCTTTTTTCGTTTGCTCTTAACTATGATGTCTTTAAAACATACAACGCTTCGAAACATTTCGAACGTTTACTTAATGCAAGGGAAGTAGTTGCACGCCTCCAAGACAATCACGTGGTGTCAGGAACACTCACTACTGGCGCGAAACGATATGTTCACTCTCAAATTTTAAGTACAGCTAAAGATTGCTGGAAAATACAAGAAGTAGCGGCAAGTTTGCTCAGTACGAAAgcaaaccaaaataaaacatatttagaaaaatatgtttatcgaGAAGGAGAATTCATATCTTCTTTCAAATCAATTACGCCAGGtgatcatatatacatattcaattCCCTAAATGGTGAAAGAACTGAAGTAGTGGAACTAATGACCAGACACCCCAATATACGAGTTATAGACCATAATAAAAAAGATGTAACCATTCAAATCAATCCTATTTGgaaatttaattacgaaaacaaaatcaaaatatcaaaacagttttttaaaattacctttGTCGTTGTGGTGCCGCCGATGACTCttgaattgtttaaaattaaaaagacttaTGACAACACACAGAGTGCTTCTACTATATATTGCGAAGTATGTGAATTTGATGGCATAGAAAACTTCTCTTTTGATGTTCGACCTGTAGAAGTGGGCGATATACAAATCGAAAATTACAAACAACGACTCGTTTTCGACGAATACTCAGGTTTCCTAAGAAATGTAATCGATAAAACGACAAATAATGAAAAACTTGTCCTCGTCGACTTCGGCGCATTTCGGAGTTCTATTAAAAATTCcggtatatttttgtttaatacaaattactCAAAACCTTTAGAAGATATTCTATCACCATTTAGATTGGACTTCAAATCAAAGACTATTATGATCATATCGGGACAGATAACTACAGAATTGGTATCTATATACGGAATCCTTCTCCAACATTCGGTTAAAATATTCAACCTGATGACTAGTCCTTTATCCGACactattaaatttgaaactaaAGTAGATTACGAGATTTCACCTAAAAACAGAGAATTAGAgatattcatttcaataaaaacagaCATAGGCAACGGAAATCCTCCGGAACTCACTATAGACAATAACGGCTTCGACTATAAATCGCGCATTATTAACCTTAGCAGACGTATCGAATCCAACATGTATCCCATGACCAATATGGTGTTCATACAAGATCACAAGAACCGACTGACAGTCGTTACTGACCACGCCCAAGGTGTCACGGCTCTACAAGAGGGCCAGATAATTGTGATGCTTGATCGACGAATTCTTTTTGACGACGGCCGAGGTTCAGGAGAAGGCCTCGCTGATAATAGTGCTACATTTCACACTCATTATATTTTACTGGAAAGTATTGTCGAACCTACAAATGAGTATTTTAAATCTTCCAATAGAAACAGCGTGAGATTGCCCAGCTTTTCCGCAAATTATTTCGCTAATATTCTTAATTACCTGTTGGATATTTTCTTTATAGATACGAGCAAGGTCAATCTTTGTCATTATGCGTTCAGGCCTCTGGTAAAAAATTCATTCCCTTGTGATGTAACACTCATAAATTACAGAACAATACTGATTAGAGGAACTCCAGAAAAATTTTCTCCAAACACTGCATTGATGACACTCCATAGACAGAGCTTCAGTTGTGTAATAAAGCACGACATATCTGTGCGTTGTAACGGAGAAGAAACGCTTAAGTTAGATAAAACTTTCCATAATGTAATTGCAGTATATCAAACTAATTTGGTGGGTACGAACGAAGGCACCCCTgttaatgttttgaataaagatAACTTGCCCTCTATGGAAATTACTACCTTACGAATATACTTcggtaattttagtaaattctaa
- the LOC113404130 gene encoding breast cancer anti-estrogen resistance protein 3 homolog translates to MDTNAMTTSGLLEWELSLPSDQIISHGWYHGALSRTAAESLLQQDREFLVRESSSQPDNFVLSCRSNGQHLHFVIQRIIVHPDTVFERYQYQFEDEAYDTVADLITSYVGSGKPISAASGARIQYPANRMMPLTNYISGEDSGAMVSPNGESNYGNAYSLYSHFAAKPGGSLRVPFKKQRSHSLTPIDMTQHVTHGKSASADGVIQSQTNKHAKIFSSESNSNSNTWDANLPTSPPAKPARYEGPKADDRRLELHRLYHVSGSDSGNGSGDSTQSSAHSDPNNKSRNEPDYNLVNTPTNKLQFDFELTEAKLLQLEHLDYIVESRINLENFQSQIIPPTLTKPLESETLHTIKLLLRTSGPRILANHMTKVDLHFLLEESVQIEKLDKTASGLELCFLPQGRALRLNVIERVEAFRLLVAVTILTCQTDRQRADTINDWILLAIETKTALGNLYGFSAIMFGLCMPQVECLENAWNILRRAYTDNAFMFEAKLRPCFKSMNEGTNPLPPNTTTPYVIPPVLCFHLFDGEGGGLMQPDDSFATSLMNSLEFDFNATAAHLEAARLFPQQVDMFKRNARTVVQEMSSLGPMLDPILLELFKTEFHINFLWGERGALTGPNQRFSRLTDILTAMASKLANQPPDGDDAL, encoded by the exons ATG gaTACAAACGCGATGACAACGTCCGGTTTGTTAGAGTGGGAACTCTCCCTACCATCTGATCAGATAATATCGCACGGGTGGTATCACGGAGCGCTCAGCCGGACGGCAGCGGAGAGCCTGCTGCAGCAGGACCGGGAGTTTCTTGTCAGGGAGTCTTCCTCTCAACCGGATAATTTCGTGCTAAGTTGCCGCTCCAACGGACAACACCTGCACTTTGTGATCCAGAGG ATTATTGTCCATCCGGATACAGTTTTTGAAAGATATCAGTATCAATTCGAGGACGAAGCTTATGACACTGTTGCAGATCTCATAACATCATACGTCGGATCGGGGAAACCGATATCGGCAGCATCTGGAGCTCGAATTCAGTATCCCGCCAATCGAATGATGcctttaactaattatatatcaGGCGAAGACTCGGGTGCTATGGTGTCACCGAATGGTGAAAGTAACTACGGAAATGCATACAGCCTATACAGTCATTTTGCTGCGAAGCCCGGTGGATCCCTGCGAGTGCCTTTCAAGAAACAGCGGTCACATTCGTTGACGCCGATAGATATGACTCAGCATGTCACACACGGTAAAAGTGCAAGCGCTGATGGTGTCATTCAAAGTCAAACAAATAAGCATGCGAAGATTTTCTCGAGCGAATCAAACTCAAATTCTAACACTTGGGACGCCAATCTGCCGACGAGTCCACCCGCGAAGCCAGCAAGATACGAGGGTCCCAAAGCGGACGACAGACGGTTGGAGCTTCACAGACTGTACCATGTTTCGGGATCGGATTCCGGCAACGGTTCCGGCGACTCTACACAAAGTTCAGCGCACAGCGACCCGAACAATAAATCGAGAAACGAACCTGACTACAACCTCGTTAATACTCCAACTAACAAGCTCCAGTTCGATTTTGAACTGACAGAAGCGAAACTCTTGCAATTAGAGCATTTAGATTATATTGTAGAGTCACGAATAAATCTTGAGAATTTCCAATCTCAGATTATACCACCCACATTGACCAAGCCTTTGGAGTCTGAAACATTACACACCATAAAGCTATTACTACGAACATCGGGTCCACGAATACTAGCAAACCATATGACCAAAGTTGATTTGCATTTTCTCTTGGAGGAATCTGTACAAATAGAAAAACTTGATAAAACTGCGTCGGGTTTGGAACTTTGCTTCCTTCCTCAAGGACGTGCTCTTCGGCTGAACGTCATCGAAAG GGTAGAAGCTTTCCGCCTGTTAGTAGCTGTAACTATTCTTACTTgccaaacagacagacagagagcaGATACAATAAATGATTGGATACTTTTGGCTATTGAAACTAAAACGGCTCTAGGTAACCTTTACGGATTCTCAGCTATAATGTTCGGCTTGTGTATGCCTCAG GTGGAGTGCTTGGAGAATGCTTGGAATATTTTAAGGCGAGCTTATACCGATAATGCTTTTATGTTTGAAGCGAAGTTGAGGCCGTGTTTCAAGAGTATGAATGAGGGCACGAACCCTCTTCCCCCCAACACGACCACTCCATACGTTATACCACCTGTCCTGTGTTTTCACTTATTTG ACGGAGAAGGCGGAGGTCTAATGCAACCGGACGATTCGTTCGCGACCAGCCTCATGAACAGTCTGGAGTTCGACTTCAACGCCACGGCCGCTCATCTCGAGGCGGCGAGACTCTTCCCGCAACAAGTTGACATGTTCAAACGGAACGCGAGAACCGTGGTGCAGGAGATGTCTTCTCTCGGGCCAATGTTAGACCCGATACTTTTAGAGTTATTCAAGACAGAATTCCATATAAATTTTCTGTGGGGCGAACGAGGCGCTCTCACCGGCCCCAACCAACGTTTTTCCCGATTAACGGACATACTTACTGCGATGGCCTCCAAGTTAGCGAACCAGCCACCAGACGGCGACGACGCTTTGTAA